The following are encoded together in the Desulfobaccales bacterium genome:
- the panC gene encoding pantoate--beta-alanine ligase: protein MEIISDPQDMQGLARSFRGQGLKIVLVPTMGFFHQGHVSLMDYGRTKGDRLVVSLFVNPTQFGPTEDLARYPRDLDRDARLAREAGVDILYTPAAASMYPPGHQTFVSVERLSQGLCGASRPGHFQGVATVVLKLLNQVTPQVAVFGEKDYQQLQVVKRMVADLDVPTEIAGRPIVREPDGLALSSRNTYLNPEERAAALCLYRALLAARELAVSGAKSGDQITEAVRQIITATPHTSIDYVALVNPQTLQEVDILEGEARLLLAVWINKTRLIDNTLLSESLLCCV from the coding sequence ATGGAGATCATCAGCGACCCACAAGATATGCAAGGCCTGGCCCGTTCGTTTCGGGGCCAGGGCCTGAAAATCGTCCTGGTGCCCACCATGGGCTTTTTCCACCAGGGGCATGTGAGCCTGATGGACTATGGGCGCACCAAGGGTGACCGGCTGGTGGTGAGCCTGTTCGTCAATCCCACCCAGTTCGGGCCCACAGAAGATTTGGCGCGTTATCCCCGTGACCTGGACCGGGATGCCCGCCTGGCCCGGGAGGCCGGGGTCGACATTCTTTACACCCCCGCGGCCGCATCCATGTACCCTCCGGGGCACCAGACGTTTGTCAGTGTAGAGCGGCTCTCCCAGGGCTTGTGCGGGGCCTCGCGGCCGGGCCATTTTCAGGGCGTGGCCACGGTGGTGCTCAAGTTGCTCAATCAGGTAACGCCCCAGGTGGCCGTGTTCGGCGAGAAAGACTATCAGCAGCTGCAGGTCGTGAAAAGAATGGTTGCAGATCTGGATGTGCCCACCGAGATCGCCGGCCGGCCCATCGTCCGGGAGCCCGACGGGCTGGCCCTGAGTTCCCGGAACACCTACTTAAACCCGGAAGAGCGGGCCGCGGCCCTCTGCCTCTATCGGGCCTTGCTGGCAGCCCGGGAACTGGCGGTCTCTGGGGCCAAGAGCGGGGACCAGATTACAGAAGCGGTGCGCCAAATTATCACTGCGACGCCTCATACCAGCATCGATTATGTGGCTTTAGTGAACCCGCAGACCCTCCAAGAAGTTGATATCTTAGAGGGCGAGGCCCGGTTGTTGCTGGCCGTCTGGATTAATAAAACCCGCCTCATCGACAATACCTTGTTGTCGGAGTCCCTTTTATGTTGCGTGTAA
- the panD gene encoding aspartate 1-decarboxylase, producing MLRVMMKSKIHRATITQADMHYEGSLTISAELMRAADILPYEMVHVYNISNGERFETYAIEGEAETGVICLNGAAARKGAPGDLIIITTYATYADAELSAHHPKVVLVDSSNRLKNTTSAEKPLAFFSVSN from the coding sequence ATGTTGCGTGTAATGATGAAATCCAAAATCCACCGGGCCACCATCACCCAGGCTGATATGCACTACGAAGGGTCTCTCACCATATCGGCGGAACTGATGCGGGCCGCGGACATCCTGCCCTACGAAATGGTCCACGTTTACAACATCTCCAATGGCGAACGCTTTGAAACCTACGCCATTGAAGGCGAGGCCGAGACCGGGGTGATCTGTTTGAACGGGGCCGCGGCCCGCAAAGGCGCCCCGGGAGATTTGATCATTATCACTACCTATGCCACGTACGCGGATGCGGAACTTTCGGCGCACCACCCCAAAGTGGTCCTGGTGGACAGCAGCAATCGCCTCAAAAATACCACCTCGGCCGAAAAACCCCTCGCTTTTTTCTCAGTTTCCAATTAA
- the ahcY gene encoding adenosylhomocysteinase codes for MNYDVKDINLADKGRLRVEWARRDMPVLNAIRERFEREKPLAGLRLAACLHVTTETGVLAATLKAGGAEVYVCASNPLSTQDDVAAFLAKYEGIPTFAIKGEDGDTYYRHINQALEVKPQMTMDDGADLVFTVHTKRQDLLPDIFAGTEETTTGVIRLKAMAKDGVLRYPIIAVNDAMTKYLFDNRYGTGQSTLDGILRATNRLMSGNIFVVAGYGWCGRGLAMRARGMGARVVITEVNPLKALEALMDGYEVLPMEQAARVGDIFCTLTGDINVIREEHFGLMKDGAILANSGHFNVEIDIPSLERMSTARRHIRDSVEEFTLKNGTCLYVLAEGRLVNLAAAEGHPSAVMDMSFANQALSAEFISKNHQKFAKQVYPVPEDIDQEIARLKLAAMQVAIDTLTPEQEKYLASYDLGT; via the coding sequence ATGAACTACGACGTCAAAGATATCAATCTGGCGGACAAGGGTCGCCTGCGCGTGGAGTGGGCCCGGCGGGATATGCCGGTCTTGAATGCCATCCGGGAGCGCTTCGAGCGGGAAAAACCCCTGGCCGGGCTCAGGCTCGCCGCCTGTTTACATGTCACCACCGAGACCGGGGTTTTGGCTGCTACCTTAAAGGCCGGCGGGGCTGAAGTCTATGTCTGCGCCTCCAACCCCTTAAGCACGCAGGACGACGTGGCCGCCTTTCTGGCCAAGTACGAAGGCATCCCTACGTTTGCCATTAAAGGCGAGGACGGCGACACCTACTATCGCCATATTAACCAGGCCCTTGAAGTCAAGCCTCAAATGACCATGGACGACGGGGCCGACCTGGTCTTCACCGTCCACACCAAGCGCCAGGACCTGCTTCCCGACATTTTTGCCGGCACCGAAGAGACCACCACCGGCGTGATTCGCCTCAAGGCCATGGCCAAAGATGGGGTGCTGCGCTATCCCATCATCGCCGTGAACGATGCCATGACCAAGTATCTCTTCGACAACCGCTACGGCACCGGGCAAAGCACCCTGGACGGTATTCTCCGGGCTACCAACCGGCTGATGTCCGGAAACATCTTCGTGGTGGCCGGATACGGCTGGTGCGGCCGCGGGCTGGCTATGCGGGCCCGGGGCATGGGCGCCCGGGTGGTGATTACCGAGGTCAACCCCTTGAAGGCCCTGGAAGCCCTGATGGACGGCTACGAAGTCCTGCCCATGGAGCAAGCCGCGCGTGTCGGCGACATCTTCTGCACCCTCACCGGCGACATCAATGTCATCCGGGAAGAGCATTTCGGCCTCATGAAAGATGGCGCCATCCTGGCCAATTCAGGGCACTTCAACGTGGAAATCGATATCCCCAGCCTGGAACGCATGAGCACCGCCCGGCGGCATATTCGGGACTCGGTGGAAGAATTCACCCTGAAAAACGGCACCTGCCTTTATGTGCTGGCGGAAGGGCGCCTGGTCAACCTGGCTGCGGCCGAAGGCCATCCCTCGGCGGTCATGGATATGAGCTTTGCCAATCAGGCCCTGTCCGCGGAATTTATTTCCAAAAACCACCAGAAGTTCGCCAAGCAAGTCTATCCGGTCCCTGAGGATATCGACCAGGAAATCGCCCGACTGAAACTGGCAGCCATGCAGGTGGCAATCGATACCCTGACGCCTGAGCAGGAAAAATATCTGGCCTCCTACGATTTGGGAACCTAA
- a CDS encoding phosphoglucomutase/phosphomannomutase family protein — MTEIKFGTSGWRGIMAEDFTFANARLVCQAIADYLKQEGLAGQGMVIGYDTRFRSEAFAAAAAEVMAANGITSHFTVRDCPTPVVSWAIREGNHAGAINITASHNPPEYNGIKFSPATGGQASSSVTDVIEAFTRTLTPESIKTMPLAQAREQNLVLDLDPRASYFRHLKDLIDTEVLKKSGLKVVADLLFGAGRDYLDTFLREAGVQVEVLNGYRDAYFGGRRPEPCEEFLQDLSARIKATGAHLGLAVDADADRFGVMDAAGIYRDANTILALLFDYLIETRGWDGGVAKSVATTHLIDRVAARYKRPVYVTKVGFKHLGQYILDDRALMIGEESDGFSMKNHLPEKDGILACVLVAEMVARKGKGLPELIDDLFAKVGPVYNRRLNFALAPDAKARLLAKLQTSPARFAGLAVTEHITLDGHKYVLEDGSWVCFRPSGTEPVVRFYYEASSFAELERLKNAGEAVIKEA, encoded by the coding sequence ATGACTGAAATAAAATTCGGCACCTCAGGGTGGCGTGGCATTATGGCGGAAGATTTCACCTTTGCCAACGCTCGTCTGGTCTGCCAGGCCATTGCCGACTACCTGAAGCAGGAAGGTCTCGCCGGTCAGGGCATGGTAATTGGCTATGATACCCGGTTCCGCTCCGAGGCCTTTGCCGCGGCCGCGGCCGAAGTGATGGCCGCGAACGGGATCACCAGTCATTTCACCGTACGTGATTGCCCGACGCCGGTGGTGAGTTGGGCCATTCGGGAAGGCAACCACGCCGGGGCCATCAACATCACGGCCAGCCACAATCCCCCGGAATACAACGGCATAAAGTTCTCACCCGCCACCGGCGGACAGGCTTCCTCATCGGTGACTGACGTCATTGAAGCCTTCACCCGCACGCTTACGCCTGAAAGCATCAAGACAATGCCCCTGGCCCAAGCCCGGGAACAGAACTTGGTCCTGGACCTGGACCCCCGAGCCTCGTATTTCCGACACCTGAAAGACCTCATCGATACAGAAGTGCTCAAGAAATCAGGCCTCAAGGTGGTGGCGGACCTGCTCTTTGGGGCTGGCCGGGATTATCTGGATACCTTCTTGCGGGAGGCGGGAGTACAGGTTGAGGTCCTCAACGGCTACCGAGACGCCTACTTCGGGGGGCGCCGGCCGGAGCCCTGCGAGGAATTCCTGCAGGATCTTTCGGCCCGAATCAAGGCCACCGGCGCGCATCTGGGCCTGGCGGTGGACGCCGACGCCGACCGCTTCGGGGTCATGGACGCGGCAGGTATTTATCGGGATGCCAACACCATCCTGGCCCTGCTCTTCGATTATCTTATCGAAACCCGGGGCTGGGACGGCGGCGTGGCCAAAAGCGTGGCCACCACCCATCTGATCGACCGGGTAGCCGCACGGTACAAGAGGCCGGTCTATGTTACCAAGGTGGGCTTCAAGCACCTGGGGCAATATATCCTTGATGATCGTGCGCTCATGATCGGCGAAGAGAGCGATGGCTTCTCCATGAAAAACCATCTGCCGGAAAAAGACGGCATATTGGCCTGCGTCCTGGTAGCCGAAATGGTGGCCCGGAAAGGCAAGGGCCTGCCGGAACTTATTGATGACCTCTTTGCCAAAGTCGGTCCGGTTTACAACCGCCGCCTCAATTTCGCCCTCGCCCCCGATGCCAAAGCGCGGCTTTTGGCCAAGCTTCAGACCTCTCCGGCCCGGTTTGCCGGCCTGGCCGTGACCGAGCACATCACCTTGGATGGACACAAGTATGTTCTGGAGGACGGCAGTTGGGTCTGTTTCCGTCCCTCCGGCACCGAGCCGGTGGTGCGTTTCTACTACGAAGCGTCGTCTTTTGCGGAACTAGAGCGGCTTAAGAATGCGGGTGAAGCCGTGATCAAGGAAGCCTAA
- a CDS encoding site-2 protease family protein: protein MPGMNLPYLVQAALMAIVLLFSVIVHEVAHGYVALINGDPTAKMLGRITLNPAPHIDPFGTIILPLLLLITHAGILFGWAKPVPVNPLNYRNYRWGEFAVSAAGPVSNLALAALFSVLLRMGLNNPGLMQMAYFGVTINIFLALFNLIPIPPLDGSHILALFLPRELARLYAYLQGPVGFVLILILFYTGIMGVIIMPLYRQIAILMLGG, encoded by the coding sequence ATGCCTGGCATGAACCTCCCTTACCTCGTGCAAGCAGCCCTCATGGCCATCGTGCTGCTCTTTTCCGTCATTGTCCATGAGGTGGCCCACGGCTATGTGGCCCTCATAAACGGCGACCCCACGGCCAAGATGTTGGGCCGCATCACGTTGAATCCGGCTCCCCACATCGATCCCTTCGGCACGATCATCTTGCCGTTATTGCTTCTGATCACCCACGCCGGCATTCTCTTCGGCTGGGCCAAACCGGTGCCGGTCAACCCTCTCAACTATCGCAACTACCGTTGGGGTGAGTTCGCAGTGAGCGCCGCCGGTCCCGTGAGCAACCTGGCCCTGGCCGCGCTCTTTTCGGTTCTCCTGCGGATGGGGCTCAATAATCCGGGCCTCATGCAAATGGCCTATTTCGGCGTTACCATCAACATCTTCCTGGCCTTGTTCAACCTGATTCCCATCCCGCCCCTGGACGGCTCCCACATCCTGGCCCTCTTTTTGCCCCGGGAATTGGCCCGGCTGTACGCCTACCTCCAAGGGCCGGTGGGGTTCGTCCTCATCCTGATCCTGTTCTACACCGGGATCATGGGGGTCATCATCATGCCCCTGTACCGCCAGATCGCCATCCTTATGCTGGGAGGCTGA
- a CDS encoding antibiotic biosynthesis monooxygenase family protein, producing the protein MVKVLMERTIRGQNVEQIVRLLRHLRIMAMQQPGYITGETLHGVDDPNYYLVISTWESLEDWQNWYNHAERQRLAAEIDSYLESPTRTRVATT; encoded by the coding sequence ATGGTCAAGGTGTTGATGGAAAGGACGATTCGAGGCCAAAACGTGGAGCAAATCGTGCGCCTGCTGCGTCACCTTCGGATTATGGCCATGCAGCAGCCCGGCTATATTACCGGCGAGACCTTGCATGGGGTGGATGACCCCAATTATTATCTGGTGATCAGCACCTGGGAATCCCTGGAAGATTGGCAGAACTGGTATAACCACGCGGAGCGGCAGAGATTGGCTGCCGAAATCGACAGCTATCTGGAATCCCCCACCCGGACACGGGTAGCGACCACGTGA
- a CDS encoding HD domain-containing protein → MVNLSELRQILDKQEEGWLSPYACRSVTARRRRFQERINEGHRQNFAVDADRILHSQAYTRYIDKTQVFYLVDHEQISHRVLHVQLLSKIARTIGKFLRLNEDLLEAIALGHDIGHPPFGHDGERILSDICESQGIGPFLHSIQGVRFLDSLEKRGKGLNLSLQVLDGILCHDGEPHLERLSPQGDKTFACLADEIRAKLADPAMDLKPMTLEGCVVRLADTISYIGRDLEDAITLKLVQREELPPEIAQGLGKTNGAIVYSLVADLITHSYDKNYVGYSPQIGGLLKRLKEFNYRRIYNNPLIKRETPKIEVLFRHLFDRFLADVEAGRKDSPIWNDFLADMDPGYHQSHQPAEIVRDFLASMTDAHFLRTSQELFFPQPLRVGFA, encoded by the coding sequence ATGGTTAACCTATCAGAATTACGGCAAATCCTGGATAAGCAGGAGGAAGGCTGGCTGTCGCCTTATGCCTGCCGTAGTGTCACGGCCAGGCGCCGGCGCTTTCAAGAGCGCATCAATGAGGGCCACCGCCAGAACTTTGCCGTGGATGCCGACCGCATCCTCCACTCCCAGGCCTACACCCGCTACATCGATAAAACCCAGGTCTTTTACCTCGTCGACCACGAACAAATCAGCCACCGGGTGCTCCACGTCCAGCTTCTGTCCAAGATCGCCCGGACTATCGGAAAGTTTCTCCGCTTAAACGAAGACCTCCTGGAGGCCATCGCCCTGGGCCACGACATCGGCCACCCACCCTTCGGCCACGACGGCGAGCGCATCCTCTCGGACATCTGTGAGTCCCAAGGCATCGGTCCCTTTCTCCATAGCATCCAGGGGGTGCGCTTCCTTGATAGCCTGGAAAAGAGGGGCAAAGGGCTCAACCTCTCCCTCCAAGTCCTGGATGGCATTCTGTGCCACGACGGGGAACCCCACCTGGAACGCCTCTCTCCCCAGGGGGATAAGACCTTTGCTTGTCTTGCAGATGAGATCCGGGCCAAGCTGGCCGATCCGGCCATGGACCTGAAACCCATGACCCTGGAGGGCTGCGTCGTCCGCTTGGCCGATACCATTAGCTATATCGGCCGGGACCTGGAAGACGCTATCACCCTGAAGCTGGTACAGCGGGAGGAGTTGCCGCCGGAGATTGCCCAGGGCCTGGGCAAAACCAACGGGGCTATTGTCTACAGCCTGGTTGCCGATCTCATTACCCATAGTTATGATAAGAATTATGTAGGCTACAGTCCTCAAATAGGCGGGCTCTTAAAGCGACTCAAGGAGTTCAATTACCGGCGCATTTACAATAATCCCCTGATCAAGCGGGAGACGCCAAAGATCGAGGTCCTTTTTCGCCATCTCTTCGACCGGTTTTTGGCGGATGTGGAGGCGGGCCGAAAAGATTCCCCAATCTGGAACGATTTTCTGGCCGACATGGACCCAGGATATCATCAGAGCCACCAACCCGCGGAAATCGTCCGGGATTTCCTGGCCTCCATGACGGACGCCCATTTTTTGCGCACGTCCCAGGAACTGTTCTTCCCTCAGCCCTTGCGGGTAGGGTTTGCTTGA
- a CDS encoding endonuclease/exonuclease/phosphatase family protein → MRLMTFNLRFATPVDGPNEWEFRKELVVEVILNHRPDLLGTQEGTAPQLQFLTEHLPGYRPLTDHRQVDPTCQYPTIFYRADRFHVQESNEFWLSETPGVHRSLSWGSAFPRLATYGLFREKGRTTGFYFINTHLDHISEAARLEGARMIRNYFFSLNLPIILVGDFNEPPEDPVYQELLGGDSPLRDTWRAVHPREEEATTQHGFDGKLKGHRIDWILVTPPFQVGRAAVVADSQEGRYPSDHFPYEAEVEY, encoded by the coding sequence ATGCGCCTCATGACCTTTAATCTCAGGTTCGCCACTCCGGTGGACGGACCCAATGAATGGGAATTTAGGAAGGAACTGGTAGTGGAAGTTATCCTGAACCATAGGCCGGATCTGCTGGGCACCCAGGAAGGCACGGCGCCTCAGCTCCAGTTTCTTACGGAGCATCTGCCGGGCTATCGGCCCTTGACGGACCATCGCCAGGTAGACCCCACCTGCCAGTACCCAACCATTTTTTACCGGGCCGACCGCTTCCACGTGCAGGAGAGCAATGAATTTTGGCTCTCCGAGACCCCTGGGGTCCACCGCAGCCTGAGTTGGGGCTCGGCCTTTCCCCGTCTGGCCACCTATGGGCTCTTTCGGGAAAAAGGCCGCACCACCGGGTTTTATTTCATCAACACCCACCTGGATCACATCTCGGAGGCGGCCCGGCTTGAGGGAGCCCGGATGATTCGAAATTATTTCTTTTCCTTGAACCTGCCGATAATCTTGGTAGGGGATTTTAATGAACCGCCGGAAGACCCGGTTTACCAGGAACTTCTCGGCGGGGACAGCCCCCTCCGGGATACCTGGAGAGCGGTGCATCCCCGGGAGGAAGAGGCTACCACCCAACACGGGTTCGACGGCAAACTTAAGGGGCACCGCATCGATTGGATTCTGGTGACCCCGCCCTTTCAGGTCGGGCGGGCGGCCGTAGTCGCCGATAGTCAGGAAGGCCGCTATCCTTCCGACCATTTTCCCTATGAAGCAGAGGTTGAATATTAA
- a CDS encoding L,D-transpeptidase family protein, whose protein sequence is MVVRIWLIVLALLAGAYAAAATETAPPLYKQVAGSEETVAVEKRTNVANLALERGVRWTVVVGQNRLKKPYRLNPGECIKINHTHIVPAELKDGLVINLPELNLYYVKNGVYQRRYALAVGKPSWPTPTGTYKIFEKRKNPTWNVPPSIQEEMEESGQEVVEKVPPGPKNPLGKFYMGTTAAGVGIHATNRPWSVGYFVSHGCIRMLPQEIEQLFPQIPVGTPVKIIYRPIKIAVTPEGKVYLEANLNIYQWELNSLDYVKSMAEYYQITERIDWSKVPNILRRRDGIAHDITKAPEVPIPAGTSIPPTSTQVGLSPLQGKSAKLE, encoded by the coding sequence ATGGTTGTAAGAATTTGGCTTATTGTCTTAGCCCTCCTGGCCGGGGCCTACGCTGCGGCCGCTACCGAAACGGCCCCGCCCCTCTATAAACAGGTGGCCGGGAGCGAGGAAACGGTTGCAGTGGAGAAACGCACCAACGTGGCCAACCTGGCCCTGGAGCGAGGGGTGCGTTGGACCGTGGTGGTCGGGCAAAATCGCCTGAAAAAGCCCTACCGGCTTAACCCCGGCGAGTGCATTAAGATCAACCATACCCACATCGTCCCCGCCGAGCTCAAAGACGGCCTGGTCATTAACCTGCCGGAGCTGAATCTCTACTATGTTAAGAACGGGGTCTACCAACGGCGCTATGCCCTGGCCGTGGGCAAACCCAGTTGGCCCACCCCCACCGGGACGTATAAGATCTTCGAAAAGCGCAAGAACCCCACCTGGAACGTGCCGCCCTCCATCCAGGAGGAAATGGAAGAATCAGGTCAGGAAGTGGTGGAAAAGGTCCCTCCCGGACCCAAGAACCCCCTGGGAAAATTTTATATGGGGACCACTGCCGCAGGGGTGGGCATTCATGCCACCAACCGCCCCTGGAGCGTGGGCTACTTTGTGTCCCACGGCTGTATTCGCATGCTTCCTCAGGAAATCGAACAACTCTTCCCCCAAATACCGGTGGGCACTCCAGTAAAGATTATTTATCGGCCCATCAAAATCGCCGTCACTCCCGAGGGGAAAGTATACCTGGAAGCCAATCTCAATATCTACCAGTGGGAGTTGAATTCCCTGGACTACGTCAAGAGCATGGCCGAATATTACCAGATTACGGAACGCATCGATTGGAGTAAGGTCCCGAACATCCTCAGAAGGCGGGATGGGATCGCCCATGATATCACCAAGGCTCCGGAGGTGCCCATCCCCGCCGGGACCTCAATCCCCCCCACTTCCACGCAGGTCGGGCTTTCTCCTTTACAAGGCAAGTCGGCCAAGTTAGAATAG
- a CDS encoding MBL fold metallo-hydrolase translates to MRLNITAATTGPLQVITYLVACQETGEALLIDPGGPSGELTAKLRDEGWRLRWLVNTHGHADHTAGNDQWALETGARIVIHQLDWEFFRTPEMQAAALAEGFPPLTRADVLVVDGQPILLGSFEALVLHTPGHTPGAICLYFPGHLFSGDTLFVGAAGRTDLPGGSLAQLISSLEEKIMTLPDDTRVWPGHDYGDTPTSTLGEEKVNNPYLTDFF, encoded by the coding sequence ATGCGTCTGAATATAACCGCGGCGACAACGGGGCCACTCCAGGTGATCACCTACCTGGTGGCCTGCCAGGAAACGGGGGAGGCCCTCCTCATTGACCCCGGCGGCCCCTCCGGCGAACTGACGGCTAAACTTCGGGATGAAGGCTGGCGGCTACGCTGGCTCGTCAACACCCACGGCCACGCGGATCACACCGCGGGCAATGACCAGTGGGCTTTAGAAACCGGCGCCCGTATCGTCATCCACCAGTTAGACTGGGAGTTCTTCCGGACCCCCGAGATGCAGGCCGCGGCCCTGGCCGAAGGCTTTCCACCGTTGACCCGGGCGGATGTCCTGGTGGTCGATGGCCAGCCCATCCTTCTGGGCTCGTTCGAGGCCCTCGTCCTCCATACCCCCGGCCACACCCCGGGAGCCATCTGCCTCTATTTCCCCGGCCACCTATTCAGCGGCGATACCTTATTCGTGGGCGCCGCCGGCCGGACCGACCTTCCGGGGGGCTCCCTGGCCCAACTCATCTCCTCCCTGGAAGAAAAAATCATGACCCTGCCGGACGACACCCGCGTCTGGCCCGGCCATGACTACGGCGACACCCCCACCTCCACCCTGGGAGAAGAAAAGGTCAATAATCCCTACCTCACCGATTTTTTCTAA
- a CDS encoding ATP-binding protein has translation MTSSQKSCLLIRKPPEGLFARLLDSVMDMYALVLDQDGLITYANLSFLEHFGLKWEEICGRTCHDLGKPFLGTDALEVGFCTTEMTPYYPAKTHLTREAQGKVHVYETTLYHLAGPGRAAWTFWSLRDVTDRFRLESQVRQMDELERNLMQASMDGIIVNDLLGNVLIFNDGASKILGYIPDEVVGKVKVYKFYPDKTAQEIKRLIYDPTHGGVGILENYETRALHKDGSLVPIWLSARLLHEDSREVGIVGYFRDLRERQRLEVELLRSERLATLGKMVAHISHEIKNPLATIGGFAAQLGRLPDLPDNVRRRLTLIYQEVQRLEKFLGDMSTYTKGAPPQKTVGDLLALVREVAELMDSAFTERGVVFHLQTPSQVSAFAFDPGQIRQVLINLLKNALEAMPHGGELNVTAAVQSNTLALTIADTGCGIPPEQLPNLFTPFFTTKQGGTGLGLTICRGLISQHQGEISITSEADRGTTCTITLPLAPT, from the coding sequence ATGACTTCCTCGCAAAAGTCCTGTCTCTTAATCCGTAAACCGCCGGAGGGGCTGTTCGCCCGCCTCCTGGACAGCGTTATGGATATGTATGCCCTGGTGCTGGACCAGGATGGGTTGATTACCTACGCCAACCTCTCTTTTCTTGAGCACTTCGGACTAAAATGGGAAGAGATTTGCGGCCGCACCTGCCACGACCTGGGGAAGCCCTTCCTGGGCACTGATGCCCTGGAGGTGGGTTTTTGCACCACCGAGATGACGCCATACTATCCGGCCAAGACCCACCTGACCCGAGAGGCGCAGGGCAAAGTTCACGTTTACGAGACCACCCTATATCACCTGGCGGGGCCCGGCAGGGCCGCCTGGACCTTCTGGTCCCTCCGGGATGTCACTGACCGTTTTCGGTTGGAATCTCAGGTCCGGCAGATGGACGAACTAGAGCGTAATCTGATGCAGGCCTCCATGGACGGCATCATCGTCAATGACCTGCTGGGAAATGTCCTCATCTTCAACGACGGCGCCAGCAAAATTCTGGGGTATATCCCGGACGAGGTCGTCGGCAAGGTCAAGGTCTATAAATTCTATCCGGATAAAACCGCCCAGGAAATCAAACGGTTGATTTACGACCCCACCCATGGGGGTGTGGGCATTTTGGAAAATTACGAAACCCGGGCTCTCCATAAAGACGGCTCCCTGGTGCCCATCTGGCTGTCGGCCCGCCTCTTGCACGAAGATAGCCGGGAGGTCGGCATCGTCGGCTATTTCCGGGACCTCCGAGAACGGCAGCGCCTGGAGGTGGAACTCCTCAGAAGCGAACGGCTGGCCACCTTGGGCAAGATGGTGGCGCATATCAGCCATGAAATCAAGAACCCCTTGGCAACTATCGGGGGATTTGCCGCCCAACTGGGACGTCTGCCCGACCTGCCCGATAACGTCCGCCGCCGTTTAACCCTCATCTATCAAGAAGTGCAGCGTCTGGAGAAGTTTCTCGGTGATATGAGCACCTATACCAAAGGCGCGCCGCCGCAAAAAACCGTGGGAGACCTCCTGGCCTTGGTTAGGGAAGTGGCCGAACTCATGGACAGCGCTTTCACAGAGCGCGGGGTCGTTTTTCACCTGCAGACCCCGTCCCAAGTCAGCGCGTTTGCCTTTGATCCGGGGCAAATTCGCCAGGTGCTCATCAATCTCTTAAAAAACGCCTTAGAGGCGATGCCCCATGGCGGTGAACTCAATGTCACCGCCGCGGTGCAATCCAATACGCTGGCCCTCACCATCGCCGACACCGGCTGCGGCATCCCTCCGGAGCAGTTGCCCAACCTGTTTACGCCGTTTTTTACCACCAAGCAGGGCGGCACTGGCTTGGGGCTGACCATCTGCCGGGGTCTTATTTCCCAACATCAGGGAGAGATCAGCATCACCAGCGAAGCGGACCGCGGAACCACCTGCACCATAACCCTGCCCCTGGCCCCGACCTAG